The region AGAGCTCTTTGGCGCGGGCATACTCTTTGCGCTTCTCGGCGAGTTCACGCGCCTCTTTCTCGTTCTCCATCGCGACCATCACTTCACCGGCGCTGGGGACTTCGTGCAATCCCACGACCCCGGCCGGAGTACTGGGCCCGATCTCTTTGGCGCGGCTGCCGTCGTCGAGGATCAGGGTCCTCACCCGGCCGAAGGTGGTCCCGACGATGACGTTGTCTCCGACATGGAGGGTTCCGTTCTTGATAATGACGTTGGCGACGGGGCCGAAGCCCTTCTCGACCGAACTCTCGATGACGATCGCTTTAGCCCGGCGGGTGGGATCGGCGGTGAGCTCCATCATCTCCGCCTGCAGGAGGATCGTCTCGAGCAGATCGTCGATCCCCTCTCCTGTCACAGCCGAAACACCGACGGTCTCGTAATCCCCACCCCATTCGACCGGCAGGATACCCGCCTCGGCCAGCTGGGATTTGACATTATCGATGTTGGCCGTGGGCTTGTCGATCTTGGTAATCGCGATGATGATGGGGACTCCCGCAGCCTGGGCGTGGGAGATCGACTCTTTGGTCTGGGGCATCACCCCGTCGTCGGCCGCGACGACGATGACGGCGATATCGGTTGCTTGGGCACCCCTCGCCCGCATTTCGGTAAAGGCGGCGTGGCCCGGTGTGTCGATAAAGGTGATCTTCTTGCCATCCTTCTCTACCTGGTAAGCCCCCACGTGCTGGGTGATTCCTCCAGCCTCTTTCTCCGCCACTTTCGTCGAGCGGATGTAGTCGAGCAGTGAAGTTTTACCGTGGTCGACGTGTCCCATGACCGTAATAACCGGGGGACGGGGCTCTTCGACTGTGTTGGGCTCGGCATCGTAAGCGGCGACATAATCGAGTGCGTCGAGGGGATTGATGGTTTCGACCTGGACATCGAACTCTTCGGCCAGGATCTCGATGGAATCCTTGTCCAGGAAATCGTTTTTGGTTACCATCGTACCCAGAGAGAAGAGGACTTTGACCACTTCTCCCACACTGCGGCCAACCTTTTCGGCAAACTCATAGACACGGACATCTTCGGGAATTCTTACCACGCTGACCTTTTCTGTACTCTCTTGTTGTTTGTAATATCTGCGTTTCTTACCGCCGCGACGGCCTCCACGGCCTCCGGGACGGTTGGGGAAGTTGCGCTGGGGCATCCCTCCGATCCCCTGAGCGGCCCGGCGCTTGGCTTCGGCCCGGCGCCGCTCTTCCTGGCGCTGCTGCTCTTCGAAGATCGTCTTGTCGGAGAAATCCAGGAGAACAACTTCCTGCTCTTCGAAGAGTTCGACGGAACCTCCCAGATCCCGCTCGCCCAGGATCTCCAGTTTCTCGCCGGTCGATTTGGCTTCGGCGGGAACCTTTTTCTTCTTCTTTCTCGAAGAGGCACTGGGAGAGACATCGGTCAGGGAAATCTTCTTCTCCCGACTCGGGGCCGGTTTGGCCTTTTTGACGATAGTGATTCCCCGTTTGCGAAGAGGAGCACGGCGCGGCTGGGGCGTCTCCTGCTCCTCTTCGCTCTTTTTGGCGACAGCCGTGATCCCTTTGCGGACGGTCGCGGGCTTTTTGGGAGCGGGAGCTTCGGGGGCAGGCTCTTCTTTGGCGGCAGCCTCCTTGGCTTCTTTGGCCTCTTCGCTCTTGGCAGGCTCACTCTTTTCGGGAGTCACTTCGCTTTCGGTACTTTCGACACGCTCGGCAGCCTCGGGACTCTTCGCTTCCTGAGGAGCCTTCGCCTCGGCTTTTTCTTCTTTGGGGGCTTCCGCCTTCTCCCCCGGTTTCGGCAGCCCGGCAG is a window of Nitratifractor salsuginis DSM 16511 DNA encoding:
- the infB gene encoding translation initiation factor IF-2 codes for the protein MGDKVKIQEIAAEAGMSNSELLNKAKELGFNVKVAGSSVTLDQAAMLMDYAMTGRWPAGLPKPGEKAEAPKEEKAEAKAPQEAKSPEAAERVESTESEVTPEKSEPAKSEEAKEAKEAAAKEEPAPEAPAPKKPATVRKGITAVAKKSEEEQETPQPRRAPLRKRGITIVKKAKPAPSREKKISLTDVSPSASSRKKKKKVPAEAKSTGEKLEILGERDLGGSVELFEEQEVVLLDFSDKTIFEEQQRQEERRRAEAKRRAAQGIGGMPQRNFPNRPGGRGGRRGGKKRRYYKQQESTEKVSVVRIPEDVRVYEFAEKVGRSVGEVVKVLFSLGTMVTKNDFLDKDSIEILAEEFDVQVETINPLDALDYVAAYDAEPNTVEEPRPPVITVMGHVDHGKTSLLDYIRSTKVAEKEAGGITQHVGAYQVEKDGKKITFIDTPGHAAFTEMRARGAQATDIAVIVVAADDGVMPQTKESISHAQAAGVPIIIAITKIDKPTANIDNVKSQLAEAGILPVEWGGDYETVGVSAVTGEGIDDLLETILLQAEMMELTADPTRRAKAIVIESSVEKGFGPVANVIIKNGTLHVGDNVIVGTTFGRVRTLILDDGSRAKEIGPSTPAGVVGLHEVPSAGEVMVAMENEKEARELAEKRKEYARAKELSKSTKVSIDELGALIAEGKIKKLPLVVKADVQGSLEAIKSALAELKNEEVQVEVIHGGVGGITESDVLLADASENAIILGFNVRPTGAVKKKAQDLGVEIKTYSIIYDLIDDVKALLSGLMSPVITEEVTGQAEVRETFTVAKVGTIAGCMVTEGVIERNAGARLIRNGVVVYTSKISSLKRFTEDAKEVRAGFECGIMLENFNDIKVGDVIETFKEVEEQATL